A genomic segment from Cyprinus carpio isolate SPL01 chromosome A22, ASM1834038v1, whole genome shotgun sequence encodes:
- the LOC109090438 gene encoding uncharacterized protein LOC109090438 has translation MLLFPQTLHSSSRATVMNLFIFVPVCVLQHGVSGADSVSVSVMEGDSVTLHTDVKTSQQEKIKWYFNDVRIAQISDYFSKTCTDVQCNEGTERFRDRLVLDHQTGSLTITNINTTDSGLYHLKIISSNSISEKIFSIIVHDVPGAELNKMQDKSVKEGESVTLDPAVMKNPDDLMTWYFNDTFIAKIKGDPSKICRDDQCEDADERFRDRLKLDHQTGSLTIMNSRTTDSGLYHLEIITNSSSIRRRHIISIFSEKSFSAPVNDFLVYFICYTGSMLSAICCRCNRRLV, from the exons ATGCTTTTGTTTCCACAGACTCTGCATTCGTCTTCCAGAGCAACGGTGATGAATCTCTTCATTTTCGTACCAGTGTGTGTTTTACAGCATG GTGTGTCTGGTGCAGACAGTgtttcagtgtcagtgatggagggagattcagtcactctacacactgatgttaaaacaaGCCAGCAAGAAAAgattaaatggtattttaatgacgTTCGCATCGCTCAAATCAGTGACTATTTCAGTAAgacctgtacagatgttcagtgtaatgaaggtactgagagattcagagacagactggtgctggatcatcagactggatctctgaccatcacaaacatcaacacCACAGATTCTGGACTCTATCATCTAAAGATCATCAGCAGCAACAGCATCAGTGAAAAGATCTTTAGTATCATTGTCCACG atgttccTGGTGCAGAGCTGAATAAAATGCAGGACAAGTCcgtgaaggagggagaatctgttacTTTAGATCCTGCTGTAATGAAAAACCCTGACGATTTGATGACTTGGTACTTCAATGACACTTTCATAGCAAAAATCAAGGGTGATCCCAGTAAGATCTGTAGAGATGATCAATGTGAAGatgctgatgagagattcagagacagactgaagctggatcatcagaccgGATCTCTGACTATCATGAActccagaaccacagactctggactctaTCATCTCGAGATCatcaccaacagcagcagcatccgTCGACGCCACATTATCAGCATCTTCAGTGAAAAGAGCTTCAGTGCTCCTGTCAATG ATTTTCTTGTGTATTTTATTTGCTATACTGGCAGTATGCTGTCTGCTATTTGTTGCAGGTGTAACAG gaGGCTGGTGTAG